The following proteins are co-located in the Triticum aestivum cultivar Chinese Spring chromosome 1A, IWGSC CS RefSeq v2.1, whole genome shotgun sequence genome:
- the LOC123164210 gene encoding ctenidin-3: MVQGRDALSHQTKRKRKGRRLDEREAMAMRLRGNARLVCALLLVLLCVASQFQGGASRAGGGGRGGRIGGGGSSDGGSTGGGGTAVPGAGGGGGGSYMRGAGGSYVPTRGYGGRNTTATGSDGRRAAGEPRGRVVWFSAAAAALVALSILTQA; this comes from the coding sequence ATGGTCCAAGGCCGCGATGCCTTATCGCACCAAACCAAACGGAAGAGAAAGGGAAGACGACTGGACGAGAGAGAGGCCATGGCCATGAGACTAAGAGGCAACGCGAGGCTGGTCTGCGCACTGCTGCTGGTGCTGCTCTGCGTGGCCTCGCAGTTCCAAGGAGGGGCGTCCCGAGCCGGAGGTGGAGGCCGTGGTGGAAGGATAGGGGGCGGAGGCAGCAGCGATGGAGGAAGCACTGGCGGGGGAGGCACTGCCGTGCCAGgggctggcggcggtggtggaggcagTTACATGCGAGGGGCTGGCGGTAGTTACGTGCCAACAAGGGGCTACGGCGGCCGGAACACGACTGCGACGGGGTCGGACGGACGCCGCGCCGCGGGCGAGCCGCGTGGCCGCGTCGTCTGGTTCTCCGCTGCTGCCGCGGCGCTGGTGGCCCTGAGCATACTTACGCAAGCATGA